The Devosia sp. A16 genome includes a window with the following:
- a CDS encoding ABC transporter ATP-binding protein — translation MATSVQIKDLSLSYGNVTVLDRLNLDIADGEFIVLLGPSGCGKSTLLNCIAGLLDVSEGQIFISGKNVTWDEPKDRGIGMVFQSYALYPQMTVEKNLSFGLRVARMPKAEIEARVKRASEILQIEPLLQRKPVELSGGQRQRVAIGRALVRDVDVFLFDEPLSNLDAKLRNDLRVEIKRLHARLKNTMIYVTHDQIEAMTLADRIAIMKNGVIQQLADPHTIYNKPVNLFVAGFIGSPSMNFIKGDLSGTTLNVDGQASIPLTNYQFADQTNGASILGIRPEHIAVGEEARKMPVQMESEIEIVEPMGADTVAWTKIAGQSLTFRAAAEVHLEPGQKVLIGFDPGRGSVFNAASGNRI, via the coding sequence ATGGCTACCAGCGTACAGATCAAGGATCTCTCCCTCAGCTATGGCAACGTGACGGTGCTCGACCGGCTGAATCTCGATATTGCCGATGGCGAGTTCATCGTGCTGCTCGGGCCGTCTGGCTGCGGCAAGTCCACGCTCCTCAACTGCATTGCCGGACTGCTCGACGTCTCGGAAGGTCAGATTTTCATCTCGGGCAAGAACGTCACCTGGGACGAGCCCAAGGATCGCGGCATCGGCATGGTGTTCCAGTCCTACGCGCTCTACCCTCAGATGACGGTCGAAAAGAACCTGTCGTTCGGCCTGCGTGTGGCGCGCATGCCCAAGGCGGAGATCGAGGCCCGCGTCAAGCGCGCCTCGGAAATCCTGCAGATCGAGCCGCTGCTGCAGCGCAAGCCCGTCGAACTCTCCGGCGGCCAGCGTCAGCGTGTCGCCATCGGTCGCGCCCTGGTACGCGACGTCGATGTGTTCCTGTTCGACGAGCCGCTTTCCAACCTCGACGCCAAGCTCCGTAACGACCTGCGCGTCGAGATCAAGCGGCTGCATGCCCGGCTCAAGAACACCATGATCTACGTCACGCACGACCAGATCGAGGCGATGACGCTGGCCGACCGGATCGCCATCATGAAGAATGGCGTGATCCAGCAGCTCGCCGACCCCCACACCATCTACAACAAGCCGGTGAACCTGTTCGTCGCGGGCTTTATCGGCTCGCCTTCGATGAATTTCATCAAGGGCGACCTCAGCGGCACGACGCTGAACGTCGACGGGCAGGCTTCGATCCCGCTCACCAACTATCAGTTCGCCGACCAGACCAACGGCGCCTCTATCCTTGGTATTCGCCCCGAGCACATCGCCGTCGGCGAGGAAGCCCGGAAAATGCCGGTGCAGATGGAATCGGAGATCGAGATCGTCGAGCCGATGGGGGCCGACACCGTCGCCTGGACCAAGATCGCCGGCCAATCGCTGACCTTCCGCGCCGCCGCTGAAGTGCATCTCGAGCCCGGCCAGAAGGTGCTGATCGGCTTCGATCCGGGTCGCGGCTCGGTCTTCAACGCAGCGAGTGGCAACCGCATCTGA
- a CDS encoding sugar phosphate isomerase/epimerase family protein has translation MMDIGFQLFSARNYPLADVLRKVAALGYTHVEGYGSLYTDPQALKAQLDANGLTMPTAHISLGDLEDTSKTLKLAETLGIKVVVCPWLAPTDRPTSADGWKTFGDRLQKIGKPFQDAGLTFGYHNHDFEFATYDGKYAMDWLLEAAPAVNVEADVAWIVRGKADPATWLPRFGDRIVAVHVKDIAPAGQNADEDGWADAGQGVVPWKTLWPIVRTETKARYFVAEHDNPNDIDRFASRSIAFIKTLGA, from the coding sequence ATAATGGATATCGGTTTTCAGCTGTTCAGCGCCCGCAATTACCCCCTCGCGGACGTGCTCAGGAAGGTTGCCGCGCTCGGCTACACCCATGTCGAGGGCTATGGCTCTCTCTACACCGACCCGCAGGCGCTGAAGGCACAGCTCGATGCCAACGGCCTCACCATGCCGACCGCGCATATCAGCCTCGGCGACCTCGAGGATACCAGCAAGACCCTGAAGCTCGCCGAGACGCTGGGCATCAAGGTCGTCGTCTGCCCCTGGCTCGCCCCCACCGATCGGCCCACCTCGGCCGATGGCTGGAAGACGTTCGGCGATCGCCTGCAGAAGATCGGCAAGCCGTTCCAGGATGCCGGCCTGACCTTCGGCTATCACAACCACGATTTCGAGTTTGCGACCTACGACGGCAAGTACGCCATGGATTGGCTGCTCGAGGCAGCCCCGGCGGTGAACGTCGAGGCCGACGTCGCCTGGATCGTCCGCGGCAAGGCCGACCCGGCCACCTGGCTGCCCAGGTTCGGCGACCGCATCGTCGCCGTGCACGTCAAGGATATCGCTCCGGCAGGCCAGAACGCCGACGAGGATGGCTGGGCCGATGCCGGCCAGGGCGTCGTGCCGTGGAAGACGCTGTGGCCGATCGTGCGAACCGAGACCAAGGCCCGGTACTTCGTCGCCGAACACGACAACCCCAACGATATCGACCGCTTCGCCTCGCGCTCGATCGCCTTCATCAAGACCCTCGGAGCCTAA
- a CDS encoding carbohydrate ABC transporter permease, producing the protein MTTITASERALSERQLKSRASRRRLLSKLPAIIGTVPMMIVAIGVFVIGIGFTIVLSFTNVKFFLINIDFVGLKQYDVLWSTARWVESVKHIWFYGFGHIALCLVGGFLLAVFMDQRIRAEDAFRTIFLYPFALSAVITGLVWQLMLDPIWGLQAYVRSLGFSDFNFAPLADGNTALIGMVVASSWNGAGVTMAILLAGLRGVDEEIWKAARIDGIPTWRTYISIVIPMMRGAVATALVLLVVNVVRTFDIVIAMTGGGPGISTQMPATYVIDNINSRNVGQGMAAATIMLLPIAVLILLQFFFRWRASLKGRTT; encoded by the coding sequence GTGACCACCATTACTGCCAGTGAGCGGGCGCTCTCCGAGCGCCAGCTCAAATCGAGGGCCAGTCGGCGGCGCCTCCTGAGCAAACTGCCCGCCATCATCGGTACAGTTCCGATGATGATCGTGGCGATCGGGGTGTTCGTGATCGGCATCGGCTTTACGATCGTCCTGTCCTTCACCAACGTGAAGTTCTTCCTGATCAACATCGATTTTGTTGGACTGAAGCAGTACGACGTCCTCTGGTCGACAGCCCGTTGGGTAGAGTCGGTCAAGCACATCTGGTTCTACGGATTCGGCCACATTGCCCTGTGCCTCGTGGGCGGCTTCCTCCTTGCGGTCTTCATGGACCAGCGGATCAGAGCGGAAGACGCGTTCCGCACGATCTTCCTTTATCCCTTTGCCCTCTCGGCGGTGATCACCGGCTTGGTTTGGCAGCTTATGCTCGATCCGATCTGGGGCCTTCAGGCCTATGTGCGCAGCCTCGGTTTTTCGGATTTCAACTTCGCTCCGCTCGCCGACGGCAATACCGCGCTCATCGGCATGGTCGTTGCCAGTAGCTGGAATGGCGCCGGCGTGACCATGGCCATCCTGCTGGCCGGCCTGCGCGGGGTTGACGAAGAGATCTGGAAAGCGGCCAGGATCGACGGCATCCCCACCTGGCGCACTTACATTTCCATAGTCATCCCGATGATGCGTGGTGCCGTCGCCACAGCGCTCGTTCTGCTGGTGGTCAATGTGGTCCGCACCTTCGATATCGTCATTGCCATGACCGGCGGTGGCCCGGGCATCTCGACGCAGATGCCAGCCACCTACGTCATCGACAACATCAACTCGCGCAACGTGGGGCAGGGCATGGCCGCAGCGACCATCATGCTGCTGCCGATCGCCGTGCTGATCCTCCTCCAGTTCTTCTTCCGCTGGCGCGCTTCGCTCAAGGGGAGAACGACGTGA
- a CDS encoding sugar phosphate isomerase/epimerase family protein, with product MDFSFQLYSARNFPPLDGVLGRLARLGYKQVEGFGGLYAEADSLAVSLKKHGLTMPTGHFGLAQLKDTDAALKTAETLGMKFLYCPAIPKEEREAGQGDSRWIELGETLAKLGEAFRRRGFGFGWHNHDFEFRPTATGKLPMDIILDTAPNNDWEMDVAWVVKGGHDPIEWIRKHGRRINAVHVKDIAPSGENADEDGWADVGHGTLDWQALSDAIKSHTNARYWVMEHDNPADVDRFASRSIAAVTAWK from the coding sequence TTGGACTTTTCATTCCAGCTCTACAGCGCCCGAAATTTCCCGCCGCTGGACGGTGTGCTGGGCCGCCTCGCCAGGCTCGGCTACAAGCAGGTCGAGGGTTTTGGCGGGCTCTACGCCGAGGCCGATAGCCTCGCCGTCTCATTGAAGAAGCATGGCCTCACCATGCCGACCGGGCATTTCGGCCTGGCGCAGCTCAAGGACACCGACGCCGCGCTGAAGACCGCCGAAACGCTAGGCATGAAGTTCCTCTACTGCCCGGCGATCCCCAAGGAAGAACGCGAGGCTGGGCAGGGCGACAGCAGGTGGATCGAGCTGGGCGAAACGCTCGCCAAGCTCGGCGAGGCCTTCCGCCGACGCGGTTTCGGCTTCGGCTGGCACAACCACGATTTCGAGTTTCGCCCCACCGCCACCGGCAAGCTGCCGATGGATATCATCCTCGACACTGCGCCCAATAATGATTGGGAGATGGATGTCGCCTGGGTGGTCAAGGGCGGCCACGATCCGATCGAATGGATCAGAAAGCACGGCCGCCGCATCAACGCCGTGCACGTCAAGGACATTGCACCCTCGGGCGAGAACGCCGACGAAGACGGCTGGGCCGATGTCGGCCACGGCACGCTCGACTGGCAGGCGCTCTCGGATGCCATCAAAAGCCATACCAACGCCCGCTATTGGGTGATGGAACACGACAACCCCGCTGACGTCGACCGTTTCGCATCCCGCTCGATCGCCGCCGTCACCGCCTGGAAGTGA
- a CDS encoding carbohydrate ABC transporter permease: protein MSVATANSLGVEPSGPKPRRLTPGRIGIYAFLIMAAVFFLLPLAVMILTSMKSMNEIRGGNIFALPTQPTFDYWIKAWSSACTGVTCSGLAPGFFNSVKITLLAVPISIILSMINGYALSFWRFRGSELMFGLLVFGAFVPFQVLVYPIIFGLSRVGLFGTLPGIVIVHSVFGMPILTLLFRNFFSSLPSELFKAARVDGAGFWRIFFSVMLPMSVPITIVAVILQVTGIWNDFIFGLVFAGRENLPMTVQLNNIVRTSTGTVEYSTNMAATILTGAVPLIVYFVSGKWFVRGIAAGAVKG, encoded by the coding sequence GTGAGCGTCGCTACCGCAAACAGCCTGGGCGTCGAGCCGTCGGGTCCTAAGCCCCGGCGCCTCACCCCCGGCCGCATCGGCATCTACGCCTTCCTGATCATGGCGGCGGTCTTTTTCCTGCTTCCCCTCGCGGTGATGATCCTCACTTCGATGAAGTCTATGAACGAGATCCGCGGCGGCAACATCTTCGCGTTGCCGACCCAGCCGACCTTCGACTACTGGATCAAGGCGTGGAGTTCGGCCTGCACCGGTGTTACTTGTAGCGGCCTCGCACCCGGCTTCTTCAACTCGGTGAAGATTACCTTACTGGCCGTGCCAATCTCGATCATCTTGTCAATGATCAATGGCTACGCGCTAAGCTTCTGGCGCTTCCGCGGTTCGGAATTGATGTTCGGCCTGTTGGTGTTCGGTGCCTTTGTGCCGTTCCAGGTGCTGGTCTACCCGATCATCTTCGGGCTCAGCCGCGTTGGCTTGTTCGGGACGCTGCCTGGCATCGTCATCGTGCATTCGGTCTTCGGCATGCCGATCCTGACACTGCTTTTCCGCAACTTCTTCAGCTCGTTGCCGAGCGAGCTGTTCAAGGCGGCCCGCGTCGATGGGGCAGGGTTCTGGCGCATCTTCTTTTCGGTGATGCTGCCGATGTCGGTGCCGATCACTATCGTGGCGGTCATCCTGCAGGTCACCGGCATCTGGAATGATTTCATCTTCGGTCTGGTCTTCGCCGGCCGTGAGAATCTCCCGATGACCGTCCAGCTTAACAATATCGTGCGCACCTCTACCGGTACGGTCGAGTACAGCACCAACATGGCGGCCACCATCCTCACGGGTGCCGTGCCGCTGATCGTCTACTTCGTCTCCGGCAAGTGGTTCGTCCGTGGCATCGCCGCCGGCGCCGTGAAAGGCTGA
- a CDS encoding ABC transporter substrate-binding protein produces MLLGERWEDYIMKSVVSVVALVAAALIGSTSVRAADVEVIHWWTSGGEQAAVSVFAKEFDATGDHWVDGAIALGETARATIMQRALGGDPPDAAQFNPGRQYEELIAAGLLLDLTPLAEKEGWDKIIRPDSLKAPCQIDGKWWCVPVNLHLQNWAWASIPAFKKAGLEVPNDWDTYLADLPKLKEAGVIPFAVGGDGGGWQISLLANQLILSQLGAASVEKIWKDKDLELAGGPEVLKAFTTLKTLGEYADDGSPNRSWADTAALVIKGDAALQVMGDWAQGEFQVAGQKPGVDYACLLGPLSPDPQNVRGGGDIFVFFKQGDPDVERAQLSLASLMLSPAVQAKFNTAKGSAPVRDDVDMSLANDCMKKALTVLAKPGALVPDQNIWRNEAFATAQNAIFSDLIYNKATTPESAQAQFVELLKNAE; encoded by the coding sequence TTGCTCCTGGGTGAACGTTGGGAGGACTACATTATGAAGTCAGTCGTGTCGGTGGTGGCCCTGGTGGCCGCCGCCTTGATTGGCAGCACCTCGGTGCGCGCCGCGGACGTTGAAGTCATTCACTGGTGGACGTCGGGTGGCGAGCAGGCTGCCGTTTCGGTTTTCGCGAAGGAGTTCGATGCCACCGGCGACCATTGGGTGGACGGCGCGATCGCCCTGGGCGAAACCGCTCGTGCGACCATCATGCAGCGCGCCCTCGGTGGCGATCCGCCGGATGCCGCGCAGTTCAACCCGGGTCGTCAGTACGAAGAACTGATCGCCGCCGGCCTGCTGCTTGACCTCACGCCGCTGGCCGAAAAAGAAGGCTGGGACAAGATCATCCGTCCCGACTCGCTGAAGGCCCCTTGCCAGATCGATGGCAAATGGTGGTGCGTTCCGGTCAACCTTCACCTGCAGAACTGGGCTTGGGCCTCGATCCCGGCCTTCAAGAAGGCGGGCCTCGAGGTCCCCAACGACTGGGACACCTATCTGGCCGACCTGCCCAAGCTGAAGGAAGCGGGCGTGATCCCGTTCGCCGTCGGCGGTGACGGTGGTGGCTGGCAGATTTCGCTGCTCGCCAACCAGCTCATCCTTTCGCAGCTTGGCGCTGCGAGCGTGGAGAAGATCTGGAAGGACAAGGATCTCGAGCTGGCCGGTGGCCCCGAGGTGCTGAAGGCCTTCACCACTCTCAAGACACTGGGTGAATACGCCGACGACGGTTCGCCGAACCGCTCGTGGGCCGACACTGCCGCGCTTGTCATCAAGGGCGATGCGGCTCTCCAGGTGATGGGCGACTGGGCCCAGGGCGAGTTCCAGGTGGCCGGTCAGAAGCCGGGCGTCGACTACGCCTGTCTGCTGGGGCCGCTTTCGCCTGATCCGCAGAACGTGCGTGGCGGCGGCGACATCTTCGTATTCTTCAAGCAGGGCGATCCGGACGTCGAGCGCGCTCAGCTCTCGCTTGCCTCGTTGATGCTCAGCCCGGCGGTTCAGGCGAAGTTCAATACGGCCAAGGGTTCGGCCCCCGTCCGCGACGACGTCGACATGTCGCTTGCGAACGACTGCATGAAGAAGGCCCTGACCGTTCTCGCCAAGCCCGGTGCGCTGGTTCCCGATCAGAACATCTGGCGCAACGAAGCCTTCGCGACGGCCCAGAACGCCATCTTCTCGGACCTGATCTACAACAAGGCGACAACTCCTGAGTCCGCTCAGGCGCAGTTCGTCGAACTGCTGAAGAACGCCGAGTAA
- a CDS encoding LacI family DNA-binding transcriptional regulator: MTPARKTPTIQDVARHASVSAATVSRVLSSPERVTESTRERVYAAVRETGYTINQAARSLRLKAARTILMAAPNIGNPFYSTIVDAVIREAAARGYSVLVASRIGDDPNRWLSDYLLSNRADGLLLFDGSLDTNRLHGLRDDGVALPLVAAYDEIPDPKVHSVITDNRLAAKRALRYLVELGHTRIGHVIGPSRNQSTNERFLGFTEAMRDAGLELRQDWLFPGTYNMESGTAAAEHLLASGELPTAVFAGNDEMAIGLIHRLRQEGIDCPRDISVIGFDDIAVARFFDPPLTTMRQPREDIGRMATRTLIDIIDGVVPDDDPIHVVLNSELIVRDSTRSLR; encoded by the coding sequence ATGACTCCGGCCAGAAAAACACCGACAATTCAAGATGTTGCTCGGCACGCCAGCGTGTCCGCGGCCACCGTCAGCCGTGTGCTCAGCTCACCCGAACGGGTAACCGAGTCGACACGCGAGCGGGTTTACGCCGCGGTGCGCGAGACCGGCTACACCATCAACCAGGCGGCGCGCTCGTTGCGGCTGAAGGCGGCCCGCACGATTCTGATGGCGGCGCCCAATATCGGCAACCCGTTCTACTCGACCATCGTCGATGCAGTGATCCGCGAGGCGGCGGCGCGCGGCTACAGCGTGCTGGTGGCGAGCCGCATCGGCGACGACCCCAACCGCTGGCTCAGCGACTACCTGCTGTCGAACCGGGCCGATGGCCTGCTGCTGTTCGATGGCTCGCTCGACACCAACCGGCTGCATGGGCTGCGCGACGATGGCGTGGCGCTGCCGCTGGTCGCGGCCTATGACGAGATCCCCGATCCCAAGGTCCACTCGGTGATCACCGACAACCGGCTCGCCGCCAAGCGGGCATTGCGCTACCTGGTCGAGCTTGGCCATACCCGGATCGGCCACGTCATCGGACCATCGCGCAACCAGTCGACCAACGAGCGCTTCCTCGGCTTCACCGAGGCGATGCGGGATGCGGGGCTCGAGCTGCGTCAGGACTGGCTGTTCCCCGGCACCTACAACATGGAGTCGGGGACGGCGGCGGCCGAGCACCTCCTGGCCAGCGGCGAGCTGCCGACGGCGGTGTTCGCGGGCAATGATGAGATGGCGATCGGGCTGATCCATCGGTTGCGGCAGGAGGGCATCGACTGCCCCCGCGACATTTCGGTGATCGGGTTCGATGACATCGCGGTGGCGCGCTTCTTCGACCCGCCGCTCACCACGATGCGCCAGCCGCGCGAAGATATCGGCCGGATGGCGACCCGGACGCTGATCGACATCATCGATGGAGTGGTTCCGGACGATGATCCGATTCACGTGGTGCTGAACTCCGAGCTGATCGTGCGCGACAGCACCCGCAGCTTGCGCTGA